The genome window GCTGTCCTCGGCACCCCACCCCCAAACGCCTGTGAGGGAGGAAGCTGGGAAGAATCAGCCCCCCTGTGCcctggggacagggtgggggtggggaagcagggcTTACCTTGAACAGGCGTAGTCACAGCCAGAAGAGAGCTTACTGGCCAGCTGGATATTATTGTACATCCTGGAGAGaggcccccaccccaggctgaaAGTCCAGGCTTTTTAGAGCCTGGTTCCAACTGGCCTCAGACCCCCTCAATCTCTTACCAGACCCCACTGCTTTCCACCCACCTTCCAGCCTCCAAGCCTTTGCTCATACCGGTGCCCCCTGCCAGGAATTCCATCCCCACTTGCCCAGACCTTCGAATCCTACCTTCTCACCCACCTCTAGGGTTTGTGAAGCACCTTTCAGATCTCCTCACTGGATCACCACAGACACTGAGACAGCCTTAAAACTCAGTTTGTGGCTGAGACAAGCTCAGAGAGGGGCaggaacttgcccagggtcacaaagcatggagcagCAGAGTCAGGGTCAACTCCTTGTTTCTCCCACTTCCCAGGCTCTCTCCCTGGGTCCCAAGGAGGCTTCGGGGGGGATGTGCCCCAGCCCAATCCCCCCGCCACCTCCTTGCAGAACCCACCAAGCCCCAGTCCTCAGCAGATTCTGCAAGGCCCCAGGGAAGACTGGGAAAGCTGTGTAGAAAGCAGctccctggaggggtggggtctgCGAAGGATCCCCAGCTCAGAACCCCATGGCCCCAGCCTCCTCCATGAGGGACAGACACTCATGCCCAGAAGTCCTCCACGGTGTCAAACTTGATGACCAGATGCAGGTTGTCCTGCCACGCCCTGCTGCAGTCATTCTTGAAGAACCACAGAGCCCACCTGGAGGAGGGCGGGCCAGGAGGAAGCAGAGTGCACCCACCTGCCCGCCCCCAGCAGCAGCTAGGTtggcagggaagccctgtccctccAAGGGCAAACAGGGAGATAGGATTTGGGGCACAGGCCGCCCAAGGTGACTGGAGCCAGTTATCCTGAAGGGCCAGGGGATAAGTGAGGGCCTTTAACCCAGAATCTCAGCTGGGTCAAGGCTGGAAGGGCCACCAGAGCCCAAGTCTTAGGCCAGCTCTGGCCGTTCCCAGATGAGGAAGTGATTCCAAGGCCAAGAGTAGGGCCTACCTGTTCAGCAGTGGGTACAACTCCAGCTTGCTCTCCACGGGACCCTCGGCCCGGGCCTTCCTCAGAACCTCCTCACCCACCCACACCCCCGCtgctgcctcctcttcctctttctctttctcctctttctctttcttccactttTGGATTCCACCCTCAGCCTCTTTGGCCTGACCAAAGAAAGAAGTCAAGGTGGGCGGTGAGCCCCAGCCTTCGCTGCCCAAGGGAGCGGGCGGGTGGACTTACAGAGTGCGCGGTAGCCATGCTACAGCCTGGACTCCACGGGCACCCAGCATCCGAGGGGGTCCCCAGCTGCCGGCCTTTAACCCACCATCGCCCCACCCTGCTCACCCAGGACAGGGGACTGGGAGGAGCCAgcgtaggggtgggggagtggggtgttCAGAGCGGGAAGGGCTTACACTATTACTTCCATCAGCAAGCATTTAGTGAGCACTGCAGCCCGGGGGCTGGGAATACAGCTGTGACCAGGCAGACCTAGCCTCCGCCCACATGGTGCTGGCCATTTGGGGGCTGAGATACAATGGTAAATGTCAGTATTAGGGGTCTGCCCTTAGTGAAACCGCATTCCGCCAAGGGTGGACACTGAATTTAAAGCGGACCGTCTCAGACATGGCAGAAGCTGCGACTCTgacatgggggaggggggcagggcggggccagGTCCGAGACCTTATACACACATTGTGGTGTCTCCTTTTTGGCTCTGCTGTCATTCACCCCCTCGATTTCGCCATCAATGTCATCTGACACAGGCATTTATCTGGTCTCTGGAAGCACCTAAGGGTTTTCTTTCTAATGTGATTATTTAGAAACAAGGAGGATATAAAAAATCCACATTTTTGGTTGCTCTTGAAATTTTAGAGAGGTCTGGCAACACTGAGGCCTCCTTCTCCCAATCTGCTACAGCGGACGCTGCCTTAGGGAAGAGCAAGTAAGGTTCCACACAGGCCTGCGGGCCCACTGCACTCCTGCTTCCTACCTCCTGGGCCATCTGAGTGTTCTCCACCTGGGCATGGATGGCGAGGGCCAGTGCACCTGTCATacagcctgggttcaagtcctccCTGCCCTGACCTCAGCCAAGTACCTGAACctcactgagtctcagtttccctctctataaaatgggaatgttaATGATACACAACGCAGAAGCTTAGgtattaaatgatataaaacacGTAAAGCCCACAAAACAAGGCCTGGCTCAGTGGTCAATAGCAGTCAGCTGAGGGCTACCCCAGGGTGGAGGAGGGactggggaggtgagggagggagggaaagctcTGGCTGGGGAGACCCTTTCCCTGCTTTCTGAACAGCAGCCTTTTCTGCAGGGGCTGAACGCTCCCCAAACTTCTTAAGGTTTTTCACCCTCCCCTTGTCCACTTTGAGGGTCCCAGCTCTGTAAGGGACCAGTCCCTTCCCCTACCCCACAGCCAGAGAAGCCCATGACCACCTGGAGGCCGACAGTTAATATCTGTTCAACCCACATCCCTAAGCTCCAGGGTGTGCCAGGCCTAGACCTAGGAGGCAGTGAGGAGCAGAAGATGAGTGTCCCCTGTGCTCTGGTCTATCAGGGGAGCCAGGCATCAGGTAATCTCACAAAGACCTGTGTCATCATAAATGCAGACCTCTGGAGGAGAGGAATTCACAGATGGGAGAAGACAAAATCCATGACCTGCGCTGAGGGCTTTAGAGCAGCACTTCTCAAGAGCATggatcagaatcacctgcagggcTTGTTAAACACGGACCACTGGGCCCTGCCTCCCAATTTCTGATGCCTTAGCACAGGGCTTGGGCCTGAGAAttggcatttctaacaagttccctgaTGATGCTGGTCAGAGACCCCGTTTCAAGAACCACCGACTCAGAGGCAGTTCACAGAAGAGGTGATATTGAGCAAGCATTAACTAGGTAGGTGGAGGAGGGCATCTCGGGGAGTG of Delphinus delphis chromosome 3, mDelDel1.2, whole genome shotgun sequence contains these proteins:
- the EIF4E1B gene encoding LOW QUALITY PROTEIN: eukaryotic translation initiation factor 4E type 1B (The sequence of the model RefSeq protein was modified relative to this genomic sequence to represent the inferred CDS: substituted 2 bases at 2 genomic stop codons); its protein translation is MTGALALAIHAQVENTQMAQEAKEAEGGIQKWKKEKEEKEKEEEEAAAGVWVGEEVLRKARAEGPVESKLELYPLLNRWALWFFKNDCSRAWQDNLHLVIKFDTVEDFWAXVMYNNIQLASKLSSGCDYPASQDGIEPMWEDSRNRRGGRWLVSLTKQQRHSELDHLWLETLLCLIGESFEEHSREVCGAVINIXTKGDKIAVWTRETENQEGVLRIGRVYKERLGLSTKTIIGYQAHADTAAKSNSLAKNKFVV